The following proteins come from a genomic window of Amaranthus tricolor cultivar Red isolate AtriRed21 chromosome 14, ASM2621246v1, whole genome shotgun sequence:
- the LOC130800079 gene encoding probable glutathione peroxidase 8 has translation MASEPTKPPQSIYGFTVKNAKGNDVKLSDYMGKVLLIVNVASKCGMTNSNYTELNQLYDKYKDQGLEILAFPCNQFGDEEPGENEEILDFVCSRFESKFSIFDKIEVNGEFASPLYQFLKSGKWGIFGDDIQWNFAKFLVNKQGQTVGRYYPTTSPLSLEYDIKMLLGIV, from the exons ATGGCAAGTGAACCCACTAAACCCCCACAATCCATTTATGGCTTCACTGTTAAG aATGCCAAAGGAAATGATGTCAAATTGAGTGATTATATGGGAAAAGTTTTGTTGATTGTTAATGTTGCTTCCAAATG TGGAATGACCAATTCTAATTATACTGAGCTTAATCAATTATATGACAAGTACAAAGATCAAG GCCTTGAGATACTGGCTTTCCCCTGTAATCAGTTTGGTGATGAGGAACCAGGCGAAAATGAGGAGATTCTTGACTTTGTTTGCTCTCGCTTTGAGTCGAAATTTTCCATATTCGACAAG ATTGAAGTAAACGGAGAATTCGCTTCGCCTCTATACCAATTCTTAAAATCAGGGAAATGGGGAATTTTTGGAGATGATATCCAGTGGAATTTCGCCAAGTTTCTTGTTAATAAGCAAGGCCAGACAGTTGGTAGATATTATCCCACAACTTCACCTCTCAGTCTGGAG TATGATATAAAAATGCTGTTGGGGATCGTATAG
- the LOC130800094 gene encoding uncharacterized protein LOC130800094 isoform X2 has product MRYVKPLRLFQDMIKANVSKRERFLGLDVGDKYVGLAVSDPENKIATPLSVLLRKKFSIDLMAEDFNNLISEFSLAGLIVGCPFDRQRLSPDGVQVKVFIDDLCKTGKLQGVKYTYWNECFTSKNVDLLLKPLTLHPVEMKTMLDKFAAVGILQIMLEKVEWLCTSI; this is encoded by the exons ATGAGGTATGTGAAGCCATTGCGCTTGTTTCAAGATATGATTAAAGCGAATGTATCCAAACGAGAGCGGTTTTTGGGCTTGGATGTTGGTGATAAGTATGTTGGACTTGCTGTTTCAGACCCTGAAAACAAAATTGCAACACCTTTAAG TGTTTTACTCCGGAAGAAATTCAGCATTGATTTGATGGCTGAAGATTTCAACAATTTG ATTTCAGAATTTTCTCTTGCTGGCTTAATTGTTGGCTGCCCCTTTGATAGACAGCGGCTCAGCCCAGAT GGTGTTCAAGTGAAGGTTTTCATAGACGATCTTTGTAAAACCGGGAAACTTCAAGGTGTAAAATATACTTATTGGAATGAGTGCTTTACATCAAAG AATGTAGACTTGCTTTTGAAGCCACTAACATTACATCCAGTGGAAATGAAAACTATGCTTGACAAATTTGCTGCTGTGGGTATTTTACAG ATCATGCTAGAAAAAGTTGAGTGGCTTTGTACTTCCATTTGA
- the LOC130800094 gene encoding uncharacterized protein LOC130800094 isoform X1 yields MRYVKPLRLFQDMIKANVSKRERFLGLDVGDKYVGLAVSDPENKIATPLSVLLRKKFSIDLMAEDFNNLISEFSLAGLIVGCPFDRQRLSPDGVQVKVFIDDLCKTGKLQGVKYTYWNECFTSKNVDLLLKPLTLHPVEMKTMLDKFAAVGILQGYLDYVNRNGLNLDVEDHARKS; encoded by the exons ATGAGGTATGTGAAGCCATTGCGCTTGTTTCAAGATATGATTAAAGCGAATGTATCCAAACGAGAGCGGTTTTTGGGCTTGGATGTTGGTGATAAGTATGTTGGACTTGCTGTTTCAGACCCTGAAAACAAAATTGCAACACCTTTAAG TGTTTTACTCCGGAAGAAATTCAGCATTGATTTGATGGCTGAAGATTTCAACAATTTG ATTTCAGAATTTTCTCTTGCTGGCTTAATTGTTGGCTGCCCCTTTGATAGACAGCGGCTCAGCCCAGAT GGTGTTCAAGTGAAGGTTTTCATAGACGATCTTTGTAAAACCGGGAAACTTCAAGGTGTAAAATATACTTATTGGAATGAGTGCTTTACATCAAAG AATGTAGACTTGCTTTTGAAGCCACTAACATTACATCCAGTGGAAATGAAAACTATGCTTGACAAATTTGCTGCTGTGGGTATTTTACAG GGATATCTGGATTATGTTAACCGCAATGGGCTGAATCTTGATGTTGAAGATCATGCTAGAAAAAGTTGA
- the LOC130799777 gene encoding AT-hook motif nuclear-localized protein 5-like: protein MDGREGMALQGSSPYYLHRTIPGGVGSGVGQPGLNTPSQGFRPSSNPNLSAQPIVRANNSVGPTFNVEGSQPNVPQGFTITVAPTGGSLSEPIKKKRGRPRKYGPDGSGPGGVSGSRTMSLALIPSTPNSGTPGEKKKRGRPRGSGRKQRLSSVGEWMNNSAGLAFTPHIIHIAPGEDIASKILLFSQQRPRALCIMSGSGGVSTVTLRQPASAAGTVTFEGRFEILCLSGSYLVAETGGSGNRTGGVNVSLSSSDGHVIGGAVDGRLIASRPVQVVVSSFVYGNVKEKSKELDSKDEKSCEQGSSDKSSAQPQINASSSQNIPGSWPGSKGLDLKNPNTDIDLASG from the exons ATGGATGGGAGGGAAGGTATGGCATTGCAAGGTTCAAGTCCATATTATTTGCATAGAACAATTCCAGGGGGAGTTGGGTCAGGTGTAGGACAACCTGGATTGAATACACCATCTCAGGGTTTTAGACCTTCTTCAAACCCTAATCTTTCGGCCCAGCCAATTGTTAGGGCTAATAATTCTGTGGGTCCTACTTTTAATGTTGAAGGATCTCAGCCCAATGTGCCTCAAGGATTCACCATAACTGTTGCCCCAACTGGGGGTTCATTGAGTGAGCCTATTAAGAAGAAGAGGGGTAGGCCTAGAAAGTATGGGCCAGATGGTTCTGGCCCAGGTGGGGTTTCGGGTTCCAGGACGATGTCATTGGCTCTAATTCCGTCGACCCCGAATTCAGGTACGCCAGGGGAGAAAAAGAAGAGAGGAAGGCCTCGTGGGTCTGGCAGAAAGCAGAGATTGTCCTCTGTTG GCGAATGGATGAATAATTCAGCTGGCCTTGCTTTTACTCCTCATATCATTCATATTGCACCAGGAGAG GACATCGCTTCCAAAATACTTTTGTTTTCGCAACAGAGGCCAAGAGCACTCTGCATTATGTCTGGTAGTGGCGGTGTTTCCACTGTTACATTACGTCAGCCTGCATCGGCTGCTGGAACTGTCACTTTTGAG GGACGTTTTGAAATACTATGTCTATCTGGTTCATACTTGGTTGCTGAAACTGGTGGATCGGGTAACCGGACTGGGGGTGTTAATGTCTCTCTTTCTAGTTCTGATGGTCATGTGATTGGTGGTGCAGTTGATGGAAGGCTCATTGCTTCAAGGCCGGTCCag GTTGTGGTAAGCAGTTTCGTTTATGGGAACGTAAAGGAGAAGAGCAAGGAGCTAGATTCAAAAGACGAAAAGAGTTGTGAACAAGGTTCGAGCGATAAATCGTCAGCTCAGCCTCAGATAAATGCTTCTTCTAGTCAAAATATACCGGGCTCGTGGCCTGGTTCTAAAGGACTGGATCTAAAGAACCCCAACACTGACATTGACTTGGCGAGTGGATAA